From the genome of Adhaeribacter pallidiroseus:
AATGCTCCTTCAAAAATATCTCTATTTCTGGGCTGAAGGCTGCATAGCCGGTTTTGGGGCTTGTCTCTGGTCTACCAGTTAGGCTTTCTAATACTTTCTTTCCCCGCTCGTATTTGCTTCCACTATCCGATACAGGGGTAGCTCCTTTGCCTACCTTATCGATTATACCTTTCGTTTTTCTTGCATCTACTACTGCCATCAAGGTTTTTATTCCCTGAAGACTTCTGGGAAAGCCACAATAGGCATACAAGTGAACAAGTACTTCTTTTGCTTCATTAATAGTAAGGCCTGCATCCAGTGCTTTGTGCAAAGTCTGATTTAATTGGGGCAGATCTCCTTTAGCCGTAAAGGTTGCAATTGGTACGATATGTTGCTGCTTGGCATCCAGACCTTGGTTTCTACCTCCGTTAATTTGTGCTTGCATGGTGTTAGAAACAAGTAAAAAGGTAAGAAAGTAAATAATAAACATCAGGTGGTGAATTCGTGCACTTAACATAAAGTAAAATTAAAAGCCTAACTCAATAACTTACCCTCTCAGGCACATCATGTAGTATATGATCATCCGGAAGGATTTATGGACTTAACAAGAAGGTAAAGAACAAAGCCGTAGTAAAAAGCTTTTTTAAGATTCACAAGAATCAAAACTTCTTACTACAGTATTCATTTTTGGATTAATTGGAGTTTTTCTAACCACTTCTTTACTTCCTCTTGCACCTGTTTTTCTTTTTCTCCCTCCATCACGAACAAAACACCATCTCTTTCTATTCCGCCCTTAGTCGTAAAGCCTTCTAGTATTTTACTATTGGGAGCCATTGCTTTTACCGTTTCGAAAGTGCTGCCAATGCCGTAGCCAGCGTTGGAATTAAAAGGCACAATGGTTTTACCACTTAGATTATACTGGTTTAAAAAGCTTTTCATGGGTGGCGGTAACTGCATGCCCCAAGTCGGGAAGCCTAAAAACACCACATTATAATTTTCTATGCTGTCAATTTTTGTTTTCAAAGGCGGTAAAAAACCGGTTGCGTTTTCATTAGCCACCTGATCCACAATTTGTCTATAATTTTGAGGATAAGGATTATCTAACTCCAATGCCACCAAGGCTCCACCGATATTTTGGTGAATCATTTCCGCAATAGCCTTAGTATTATTGGTCCGGGATAAATACACAATTAAGACTTTATCTGGAGTTACAGAAGAGGCAGTTTGCACATTGATGCCAAAATCTTCCGTTTGGGAAGGAGAACAAGCAGAAAATAAAAAAAAGAACCCCAACAGTAATTGCATCATACAAGTCATTATTTTATTCTCTTTAATTGTTGCCACAATTTTTATATTAGCATTCAAATAGTTTGGGGAAAAGTGGTCTAATCACCCATTAATCGGGTAAAAGAAAGGGAGCCTAAGGACCATTTATTGCCTTCCTTTACATACACTTCCGTAACCATAAATGGGTTGGTAACTTCATTGCCACCAACTACGGCTAACAACCTGATTTTGCTTAACAGAATGGCCGTATTGCCAATAAACTTTACGGATGTATCTTGAATTTCGGCATGCTTGTAATGAATCCCTCCACTTCTAATTATGTTGACTTCCTGCTCCTTCCCCCAGCTTCCTCCCATATGGACAAACATAGCGTTCTCATGGAAGAGAGCGGCTAAAGTATCTGCTTTCTTATCAGCCATCCATTGCCATTTCTTCTTAGAAAGGCTAATAATTTCTTGTTCTGAATTCAGACTATTGGTTTTAGATGCACTTGCTTTTTTTTGTGCGAAGCCTTCTGAGGTACTCACTAACAGGAAACACAATCCAAGAATGGATACTTTCATCCAAGTATTTACCAATTTACTATGGAACATAACTTTCATTTTATTGAGGTTTGAAATTTTTGTTTTATATATTTTTTTTGCTATCACCCCAAACTTCCTTGTTGTATTGTCGCTACTGAGTTACTTCTTTCTGTGTAAGGGCCGTTAACTTCAGAACCAACCCAGCCTGGTTATACTACTAATGTTTAATTTGATGGGTGTCCCGAACACTGCTAAAGGTCAAGGCTAACAATTTCCAATCATTCCCTAGTTTTTTATAGACTTCGGTTACGGTAAATTCTGTAACGGCATCACTGCCCCGGACCACCGCCGTGAGCGTAATGCGGTTCCAAAGAATAGCCGTATCGTCAACAATTTCTACCGCCACATCATGGACATCGGCTTTCTTGTACCAAATGCTTCCGGATTTAATAATATCGAGTTCCTCCTGCTTTTTCCAGGTTCCACTCATATGCACAAATTTTGATTTATCGTGGAAGAGAGCGGCCAGCTTGTCCACGTTCTTGTCGGCCATCCATTGCCATTTCTCTTTAGATAGATCTTTAATTTTCTGTTCTGTGGCAGAATTTTGGGCAAAGGACCATTGCGCACTTAGGATGATTAAAAATAAGCTGATGATTGATTTTTTCATTTTTAAGATTATTTACTAGTAATATAATTTGTTTATTGTCAGATATTTAAAGACTCATTCCGGACACTGAGCTTATTTTTAGAACAAGAGCGGTGTAAACTGTAATAGATAGTTTCGCCAGTTGCTCCAAGTCTGCCCTCCATGGGATAGCAATTTGGGATCTTTCACCCCTCCTTACTAACTACTTGGCCGGAGCTTCCACCCCTGAAAACTGGAGCACCATCTGCGGCAGGCGCTCGCCTTTAAATTCAATCTGCGATAGCTCCGTATTAAATTGCTTTATTTCATCAGAGGTAAACCGTACCGCATCGGCACCATTATTCTCCAACATGTGGGCCATCTGGGTGGTACCTGGGATAGGCACAATCCATGGCTTTTGCGCTAGCAGCCAGGCCAATGCTATTTGCGCAGGAGTGGCTTCTTTCTGGGTTCCCCACTTTTTAATCAAAT
Proteins encoded in this window:
- a CDS encoding nuclear transport factor 2 family protein, with translation MKVMFHSKLVNTWMKVSILGLCFLLVSTSEGFAQKKASASKTNSLNSEQEIISLSKKKWQWMADKKADTLAALFHENAMFVHMGGSWGKEQEVNIIRSGGIHYKHAEIQDTSVKFIGNTAILLSKIRLLAVVGGNEVTNPFMVTEVYVKEGNKWSLGSLSFTRLMGD
- a CDS encoding flavodoxin family protein; protein product: MMQLLLGFFFLFSACSPSQTEDFGINVQTASSVTPDKVLIVYLSRTNNTKAIAEMIHQNIGGALVALELDNPYPQNYRQIVDQVANENATGFLPPLKTKIDSIENYNVVFLGFPTWGMQLPPPMKSFLNQYNLSGKTIVPFNSNAGYGIGSTFETVKAMAPNSKILEGFTTKGGIERDGVLFVMEGEKEKQVQEEVKKWLEKLQLIQK
- a CDS encoding nuclear transport factor 2 family protein; amino-acid sequence: MKKSIISLFLIILSAQWSFAQNSATEQKIKDLSKEKWQWMADKNVDKLAALFHDKSKFVHMSGTWKKQEELDIIKSGSIWYKKADVHDVAVEIVDDTAILWNRITLTAVVRGSDAVTEFTVTEVYKKLGNDWKLLALTFSSVRDTHQIKH
- a CDS encoding carboxymuconolactone decarboxylase family protein, which gives rise to MFIIYFLTFLLVSNTMQAQINGGRNQGLDAKQQHIVPIATFTAKGDLPQLNQTLHKALDAGLTINEAKEVLVHLYAYCGFPRSLQGIKTLMAVVDARKTKGIIDKVGKGATPVSDSGSKYERGKKVLESLTGRPETSPKTGYAAFSPEIEIFLKEHLFADLFTRDIISYADREIATISALINLGGVEPMMQSHMGIALNIGITEAGLMQIISLIDAHGGKKEAEVAKQVLAIVINSRKK